Sequence from the Deinococcus arcticus genome:
CGTGCAGCCCGAGGTGCCCGGCCCCCTGGACCCGGCCGACGGGCTAGCGCTGCACCGGCTGACGTGGCGGGCCCTGGGGCTGGACGGGCCTGCGCCCGTCCAGGCCGGGCCGCCCGGGCTCGCCCTGGCCCCGCCGGGCCTGCGGGTGCCGCTGGTGCCAGACCCGTTTGACGGGCTGGTGTGGGCGGTGGTGGGCCAGCAGGTTACCTTTGCGCAGGCCTGCACCCTGCGGCGGCGGCTGGTGGAGCGCTGCGGCAGCCCCCTGGGCGGCGGGCTGTGGGCCCCACCTTCGCCCGAAGCGGTGGCGGCCCTGTCCCTGTCCGAGCTGCGCGCCCTGGGCCTGACCGGGGCCCGCGCTGCCCTGTTGCAGGGGCTGGCCACCCGGGTGGCGTGCGGCGAACTGAACCTGGAGGCGCTGGCCCGCGGCCCGGTGGGCGCGGCCCGCCGAACGCTGAGGTCCATTCCTGGCGTGGGACCCTGGACCGCCGAGTATGTCCTGCTGCGCGTGCTGGGCTTTCCCGATGTGGTTCCGGCCGGGGACGCGGCGCTGGCGGCGGCCCTGCACCGCGCGCACGCCCTGGCCGCCCGCCCCACGCCGCCGCAGGTGCAGGCCCTGCTGGCCCCCTACGCCCCGCAGCGCAGCCTCGCCGTCTTTCATCTCTGGCATCACCTTCACCCCCAAGGAGCCGCCCATGAGTGCTAATGCCCCGTTGCCCGCCCCCCCATCCCTGGCCGACACTGCTGCGCGTGCTCGGCAGTTGCGCGCCCTGCACGGCGGCGGCCTGGTGCTGCCCAACGCCTGGGACGCCCTCAGCGCCCGCCTGCTGCAGGAGGCCGGATTTCCGGCCATCGGCACCACCAGCGCCGGGGTGGCCTTTGCGCTGGGCCACCCCGACGGGCAGGTGCTGCCGCGCGCCGAGGCCCTGCATGCGCTGGGCCGCATGGTGGCGGCGGTGCAGGTGCCCGTGACCGCCGATCTGGAAGCCGGGTACGGCCACCGCCCGCCGGAGGTGGCCGCCACCGTGCGCGCCGCGCTGGACCTGGGGGCCGCTGGCCTGAACCTGGAAGACGCCACAGGCGAACCCGGTGCGCCGCTGTACCCCCTGGCCGCCCAGGTGGACCGGCTGGCCGCCGCGCGTGGGGCCGCTGAAGCGGCGGGCGTGCCGGCTTATCTCAATGCCCGCACCGACACCTATTTCACCGGTTTCGGGGCCAGCGCGGCCGAGCGGCTCCATGAAACCGTCCGGCGGGGTCGGGCTTACCTGCAGGCCGGGGCCGACAGTGTGTTCGTGCCCGGCGTGACCGACCCGGCCACCGTGCAGGCGCTGCGGGCGGGGATCGGCGGGCCCGTGGCCGTGATGCTGCTCCCCGGCGGGCCGGGTGCCCCCGAACTGCTGGCGGCCGGCGCCTGCCGGGTCAGCGTGGGGCCGGGGCTGCTGCTGGCCGCGCTGGGTCATGTGGCGCAACTGGCCCAGGCGTTGCGCACCCAGGGCAGTTTTGCCCCGGCCACCGCTCTACCCTTCGCCCAGGTGCAGGGGTGGTTCAGCCCGGCCGCTGGGCTGTAATACGGACGGCCGTCCATATCCGGAACATCCGGGAAGAAGGGGGATGGTCCCCGCCTTGGGCTGGGGGCGGTCCAATGCCCGGAACTCCGTCTCTGTTCCTGCTCTGCTGCGCAGCGTTGCGAGTCCCTCCGGTCGGAAAATTCCGGAAGACGTGACGGAATGTTTCGGAACCCGTAGAACCCTGCGTCAGGTGGCGGATGTGGCCGGGGCGAAGCGGCGCGACACTGGTGACATGGTCATTTCTGCCGCCGATGGCACGCCCTTGCACGTCACCGCCCTGGGCAAGGGGGCGCCCCTGCTGCTGCTCTCCGGTGGGCCGGGCTGCGTGAATTACCTCGGCCCCGTGGCGGCGCTGTTGCCCGGCTGGCGCTGCCTGCTGCCCGACCCGCGCGGGGTGGGTCAAAGTGGTGGTGGCCTTCATGACCTCACCACGGCCCTGGCAGACCTCGAAGCCCTGCGCGCGGCCCTGGGGATAGAGCGCTGGCGGGTGCTGGGCCATTCCTGGGGCGCGGATCTGGGGCTGGCCTATACCCTGGCGCACCCGGCGCGTGTGGCGCAGCTGCTGAGTGTGGCTGGAACCGGCATTCAGAACGACCGCGACTGGAAGGCTGCCTATGAGGCCGGCAAGGGCCAGGAACCCGCGCTGGACGTGGCCTGGAACCCCGAAGTGCACCGCGCCCTGCTCAGCGACTGGCGGGCCCTGATCAAGGCGCCGGACCTGCTGCGCCGTCTGGCAGACCTGCCGGTGCCCACAACAGTTCTGCACATGAGCGCCGACATCCGCCCCGGTTGGCCCGCGCGGCAACTGGCGGCGCTGCTGCCCCTGGGCACGTGGGCCGAGGTTCCCGGCGCGCCCCACAACGCCTGGCTCACGCACCCAGAGGAACTGGGCAGTGCACTTCGGACTGCACTGGGAACGCCAACATGAACGTCCTGAATATTGAGCTGCTGCCCGGGTTGGCCGCCCGCTGGCGTGCGTGGCTGGCCCCGGCACGCCAGCCCTTCTTCCTGACCGCCGCCGAGGTGCAGACCCTGGGCCTGAACAGTGAACCCAGAGCCGACGCGGCCTTTCCCCCCGAGGCCCGCGACACCTTCACCCTGTGGGCCGTAGCGCCCGGGGCCGATCAGGTCGTGTGGCTGGACCGGGCCGACTGGGCAAACCTGGCCTCTGCCCTTCAGCGCACGCTGCTGCGGGCCCAGGTGCGGCATGGGCGGGGCAACCTGCCGCTGGGCCGCGCCTACGCCGACCTCCTGCCAGGGCTGCCCCGGGGCCGCTTTCTCTGGCACCCGGATCACCTGGGCCCCGCGGTGCTGACCCGCTGGGTGGAGCAAGATGGGCTGCCGTGCCAGCGGGCGCAGGTGCCGGAAGCGGTCTGGGCGGGGGCGGCGGCGCTCCTGCCCGGGGCCCAGGCGCTGGCGGGCACCTTTCCGGACGGCAGCGCGGGCAACTGCTTTGGCGCCGTGATGGGCGCGGCCGGAGTGCCCGGCGCCGCGCAGACCTGGATGCAGCGGGCGCCCTTTGAAGCCTTCTTGCAGGCACACACCCGGCCCGGGGGGCACGACGATCAGCCCGGCACCGTGCTGGTGTGGCGCAGCCGGGACGGGCTGGCCCAGCACACCGCCGTTACCCTGGGCGGCGGCTGGGCGCTGCACAAGGCGGCCCAGACGTGGTGGACGCCGCGCGTGGTGCTGCCGGTGGCAGCCCTCAAGCGGGTCTCGCGCAGCCGGGGCCAGCGGCTGGAGCGGCGGCGACTGGTGGGCCCCGACTGAAAGGCAGATGAGCCTAAGCCCCCTGGCGGATGCCGCGCCGCCCACGCCCAGCCCATGATGGGCCCCATGAGTGCCTTTACCCTGCGCGACGTGCGCAAACCCGATGATTTTGCTGGCGTGGCCCGCGTGCTCAGCGACAGCGACCCCGACTGGCCGGTGACGGCCGAGCTGCTGGCCATCTGGGAAGCCGCGCGTGACCCGGGGCTGTACCACACCGCCGTGGTGGCCGAACAGGGCGGCCACATTGTGGGGCTGGGACAGACCGGCCACGACGATTTCGCCTACGAGGACTGGCGCTACTTTGGCCACATCACCGTTCATCCGCAGGCCCGGGGCCAGGGCATTGGCCGGGCGCTGTACAGCGAACTGCTGGCCCGCCTGCGCGCGCGCGGCGCCCGGGACATCCGCACCATGCTCAGTGACCAGCCGCGCGACGAGGCCGGGCGCGCCTTTCTGGACCGGCGCGGTTTTGTGCGCACCTGGGACCGCTACGAATCTCGCCTGCACACAGGTGACCTGGACCTGGGCGCCTTTGACGCCCTGCTGAGTGGAGTAGCGGCCCAGGGCATTGAACTGCGCTCGGTGGCGGAACTGGCCGGCGACCCGGGGCGCGACCACCAGCTGTGGGAGCTGGACTGGCAGCTGTTCCAGGACGTGCCCATGGGCCAGACCCTGACCCGGCGGCCCTTTGAGACCTGGCGCAAGCAGGAACTGGACGACCCCACCTTCAGCCACGAATTCTCGTTCGTGGCCCTGCGGCCGGCCCTGGCCGACCCCCTCACCGGCCCCTACGTGGGCTACTCCAGCCTGATGAAAACGCCGGGCGGCTTCCACGTGATCGGCATGACCGGCGTGCGCCGCGAGGACCGGGGCCTGGGGGTGGCCAAGGCCCTGAAGGTGGCCGCCATGCGCGCCCTGCACGCGGCGGGCGGCGGCGAGATCCGCACCTTCAACGACCCGCCCAACAAGGCCATGCTGGGCATGAACCGCGCGCTGGGCTTTCGGCCTGGCCCCACCCGCAGCCGCTATGAACTGCACCTGGACCCCGTGACCGGCGAGCGCCAGCCCACCGCTGTGGAGGCCAGTCTGTGAGGGCGTTCGCCATCCGCGAGGCCACCGACACCGACCTGCCGGCTCTGGCCGAGCTGCTGAGCGCCGTCAATCCCCGCCACCCCTGGACCGCCCAGACCCTGAAGCATGAACTGCAGGCCCTGCGCGACAGCCCGCTGGGGCTGCATGTGGCGCAGTGGGTGGCGCAGGACGCGGTTTCGGGCGCCCTGCTGGGCGCCGCCTCGGCGCTGCAGTTTGGCGGCATGTATCACCCGGACCGCTATCACGCTGAATTGGGCGTGCACCCCGCCTCTCGTGGGCAGGGGGTGGGCACGGCGCTGGCGGCCGAGCTGGACACCCACCTGCGGGCACGCCGCGCACGGGAAATTCTGGCCGGCAGCTACGAGGACGAGCCGCAGGGCGTGGCCTTTTTGCAGGCCCGGGGCTTTGCCGAGGTCATGCGCTTTTTCGACAATGTGCTGACGGTGGCCGACGTTGACCCGGCGGCGTGGGCCGATCAAGCGGCGCTGCCGCCGGGCCTGCGGGTCCTGAGTCTGGCCGAGCTGCGCGCCGAGGTGGGCGAGACGGCCGCCAACCTTGCCTTCTACGAGGGCTGGCGCGAGGCCCGCGAGGATGTGCCGCGCACCGGGGCCGCCACGCCCATTCCCTTTGAGACCTTCCGCGACCGCCTGATCCGCCCCGAGTTTTTCCCGGAGGGCGTGCTGCTGGCCGTGACCCCGGAAGGCGAGGTGGCCGCCCTGTCCGAGCTGTATCTGGACCTGCACGACCCCGCCCGCCTGAACACCGGCCTGACCGGCACCCGCCGCGCGTGGCGCCGACATGGGCTGGCGCTGGCCCTGAAGCTGGCGGCCCTGCGGCTGGCCCGTGAGCGCGGCGCGGCCGAGGTCTGGACCGGGAACGCCACCACCAACGCGCCCATGCTGGCCCTGAACGGGCGCCTGGGCTTTCGCCCGCGCGTGGCCTGGATTGAAATGAAGTGGGGCGGCGTATGACCCAGGGGCTTGTGTCTGCGGCCCCCATTGACGTTGGCCCCGTGCAGCCCCACGAGTGGGACGCGGCGGCGCGGGCCTACACCGCCGCGCAGCCCAGTGATCCGGTCAGCGGGGCCGAGCTGCGCCGCCGCGACGAGGAGCAGCTCGGCTGGGGCTACCACGCGGGCGTGCTCGTGGCCCGGCAGCACGCCGAGGTGGTGGGCAGCGCCTTGTACTTTCAGAATCCGGGC
This genomic interval carries:
- a CDS encoding isocitrate lyase/PEP mutase family protein, producing the protein MSANAPLPAPPSLADTAARARQLRALHGGGLVLPNAWDALSARLLQEAGFPAIGTTSAGVAFALGHPDGQVLPRAEALHALGRMVAAVQVPVTADLEAGYGHRPPEVAATVRAALDLGAAGLNLEDATGEPGAPLYPLAAQVDRLAAARGAAEAAGVPAYLNARTDTYFTGFGASAAERLHETVRRGRAYLQAGADSVFVPGVTDPATVQALRAGIGGPVAVMLLPGGPGAPELLAAGACRVSVGPGLLLAALGHVAQLAQALRTQGSFAPATALPFAQVQGWFSPAAGL
- a CDS encoding alpha/beta fold hydrolase is translated as MVISAADGTPLHVTALGKGAPLLLLSGGPGCVNYLGPVAALLPGWRCLLPDPRGVGQSGGGLHDLTTALADLEALRAALGIERWRVLGHSWGADLGLAYTLAHPARVAQLLSVAGTGIQNDRDWKAAYEAGKGQEPALDVAWNPEVHRALLSDWRALIKAPDLLRRLADLPVPTTVLHMSADIRPGWPARQLAALLPLGTWAEVPGAPHNAWLTHPEELGSALRTALGTPT
- a CDS encoding GNAT family N-acetyltransferase, whose protein sequence is MSAFTLRDVRKPDDFAGVARVLSDSDPDWPVTAELLAIWEAARDPGLYHTAVVAEQGGHIVGLGQTGHDDFAYEDWRYFGHITVHPQARGQGIGRALYSELLARLRARGARDIRTMLSDQPRDEAGRAFLDRRGFVRTWDRYESRLHTGDLDLGAFDALLSGVAAQGIELRSVAELAGDPGRDHQLWELDWQLFQDVPMGQTLTRRPFETWRKQELDDPTFSHEFSFVALRPALADPLTGPYVGYSSLMKTPGGFHVIGMTGVRREDRGLGVAKALKVAAMRALHAAGGGEIRTFNDPPNKAMLGMNRALGFRPGPTRSRYELHLDPVTGERQPTAVEASL
- a CDS encoding GNAT family N-acetyltransferase, yielding MRAFAIREATDTDLPALAELLSAVNPRHPWTAQTLKHELQALRDSPLGLHVAQWVAQDAVSGALLGAASALQFGGMYHPDRYHAELGVHPASRGQGVGTALAAELDTHLRARRAREILAGSYEDEPQGVAFLQARGFAEVMRFFDNVLTVADVDPAAWADQAALPPGLRVLSLAELRAEVGETAANLAFYEGWREAREDVPRTGAATPIPFETFRDRLIRPEFFPEGVLLAVTPEGEVAALSELYLDLHDPARLNTGLTGTRRAWRRHGLALALKLAALRLARERGAAEVWTGNATTNAPMLALNGRLGFRPRVAWIEMKWGGV